A window of Pyrobaculum aerophilum str. IM2 contains these coding sequences:
- a CDS encoding S49 family peptidase produces the protein MSDKFVTFGVALALAISVAAIFLVLTTYKPSPPPPQPAKPKIVLVPIDFVLESPAVDKLISALIAVAQRGDVAGIVLLINSPGGTVSATEALYTTVAGINKTKYAVVNGLAASGAYYVAVATERIYATPSSWVGSIGVIAVMWPEEYFYDIPDYIYTTGPLKYYGRELTDYYNDIERVRLNFVQAVLKGRAGRIKASPDVFETASIFTADQAKELGLVDEIGGIFDAVRDMAQRLGLREYEVKNIGQVANATYSPSAEFKVDLNRLLNSTPVPLFYILPTAVQWTISVKTAPNATLQPLPFDKPYVVLDMAHNNMIPRSLIEVLRAELAKRGYVLAAASSEYQLTTLLSNATALVVVNPTAPFSKEAVKAVVNATLRGVRVAYFYDMRASAIVVISGVSYVAPYSLYAVFDPLLMYFNMSGLRAVYNFTAGGANYVQNWQFVEVKPSGEWNLTRGVEKLVLFSPSAVATNAPLRLEARGYVFGYGWGNYTVAAQAGNFVFIGSVRSFTPYYITLGDNWKFFSNLVDWLVEKRPIVRRQGPVSAVIYTN, from the coding sequence ATGTCTGACAAGTTCGTCACATTCGGCGTGGCTCTGGCGTTGGCCATAAGCGTTGCCGCCATATTTCTAGTCCTCACGACGTATAAACCATCGCCTCCGCCCCCGCAGCCCGCCAAGCCTAAAATTGTCCTCGTCCCCATTGACTTCGTGCTCGAGAGCCCCGCTGTTGATAAACTAATTTCCGCCTTAATTGCCGTGGCCCAGAGAGGCGACGTCGCTGGGATAGTTCTTTTGATCAATTCGCCGGGAGGCACTGTATCCGCCACCGAGGCTCTGTACACAACTGTGGCGGGTATTAACAAGACGAAATACGCCGTGGTAAACGGCCTGGCGGCCTCCGGCGCTTATTACGTTGCCGTGGCCACTGAGAGAATATACGCAACGCCTTCAAGTTGGGTTGGGAGCATTGGCGTAATAGCAGTTATGTGGCCTGAGGAGTATTTTTACGACATTCCAGACTACATATACACCACAGGGCCTTTGAAATACTATGGAAGAGAGCTGACGGATTATTATAACGACATTGAGAGAGTGAGGCTGAACTTCGTACAGGCAGTGCTCAAGGGCAGGGCCGGGAGGATAAAGGCTTCTCCCGACGTGTTCGAGACGGCGTCTATATTCACGGCGGATCAAGCCAAAGAGCTGGGCCTAGTGGACGAAATCGGCGGGATTTTTGACGCCGTTAGAGACATGGCCCAGAGGCTCGGCTTGAGGGAGTACGAAGTGAAGAACATAGGCCAAGTAGCCAACGCCACTTACTCCCCGTCTGCTGAGTTCAAAGTAGATCTCAACAGACTTCTCAACTCCACCCCGGTGCCGCTGTTTTACATACTGCCCACAGCCGTACAGTGGACTATCTCAGTGAAGACAGCCCCCAACGCCACGTTACAGCCATTGCCGTTTGACAAGCCATATGTAGTGCTTGACATGGCCCACAACAACATGATCCCCCGTAGTTTGATAGAAGTGCTCAGGGCAGAGCTGGCGAAGAGAGGCTACGTCTTGGCCGCTGCTTCCAGCGAATACCAACTAACCACATTGTTGTCAAACGCCACTGCGCTAGTCGTGGTAAACCCCACCGCGCCGTTTAGCAAAGAAGCAGTTAAAGCCGTAGTAAACGCCACTTTGAGGGGGGTGAGAGTGGCTTATTTCTACGACATGAGGGCCAGCGCCATTGTGGTAATCTCCGGAGTCTCCTATGTCGCGCCCTACTCCCTATACGCAGTCTTCGACCCCCTGCTCATGTATTTCAATATGTCCGGCCTCAGGGCTGTGTATAACTTCACCGCCGGGGGCGCCAACTACGTCCAGAACTGGCAATTCGTTGAGGTAAAACCAAGCGGCGAGTGGAACTTGACGCGGGGAGTGGAGAAGCTAGTGTTGTTCAGCCCCTCGGCCGTGGCCACAAACGCCCCGCTGAGGCTTGAGGCCAGAGGCTACGTCTTTGGATACGGCTGGGGCAATTACACAGTGGCGGCGCAGGCTGGGAATTTCGTCTTTATTGGCTCAGTTAGGTCTTTCACCCCCTATTACATCACGCTGGGCGACAACTGGAAGTTTTTCAGCAATTTAGTGGACTGGCTAGTCGAGAAGAGGCCTATTGTGAGGAGACAAGGCCCTGTCTCTGCCGTGATATATACCAATTAA
- a CDS encoding M20/M25/M40 family metallo-hydrolase, with amino-acid sequence MDVGELLEDVLRIYSPSHGEADLAKYLLEYLKRFVPDVWIDEAGNVIAVKGSGGPVVWLHAHMDTVPGPLPVKREGGVVWGRGAVDDKGPLVAYLKAFLDSNPRGTLVLALVTAEEDDSAGTEALLRGGPPRPDYVFVGEPTNLHIAYAYRGGAKVYIELESRGGHASSPIYDNIVEELFAVYQEVKRALGHAERYDAFTVTPTIIQCGEAPNKVPTKCVMVLDVRIPPGKSCRDLAQALPPKARAGPCTEPVEVSPTNPAARALTRALLKLGVEPKLSRKWGTADFNLLVSLTKNIAAFGPGDPALAHSEDERIDIAQVELAAKALKLAVEELGIIPRRL; translated from the coding sequence ATGGATGTGGGGGAGTTGCTAGAAGATGTATTGAGAATCTACAGCCCCTCACACGGCGAGGCTGATTTGGCGAAGTACCTTTTAGAATACTTAAAGCGTTTCGTGCCAGACGTGTGGATAGACGAGGCGGGAAACGTAATTGCCGTGAAGGGCAGCGGAGGCCCCGTGGTGTGGCTACACGCGCACATGGACACAGTGCCCGGCCCCCTGCCGGTTAAGAGGGAGGGAGGCGTCGTCTGGGGGCGCGGCGCTGTTGACGACAAGGGGCCCCTTGTGGCTTATTTAAAGGCTTTTTTAGACAGCAATCCCCGCGGCACTTTAGTCTTGGCGTTAGTAACCGCCGAGGAGGACGACAGCGCTGGCACTGAGGCTTTGCTACGGGGAGGCCCTCCCAGGCCCGACTACGTGTTCGTGGGGGAGCCCACAAACCTCCACATCGCGTATGCCTACAGAGGGGGGGCTAAGGTGTATATAGAACTAGAGTCACGGGGGGGACACGCCAGCTCTCCAATATACGACAACATCGTGGAAGAGCTCTTTGCCGTATACCAAGAGGTGAAGAGAGCCTTGGGACACGCTGAGAGGTACGACGCCTTCACCGTCACGCCGACAATAATCCAGTGCGGAGAAGCCCCTAATAAAGTGCCCACTAAATGCGTCATGGTGCTAGACGTGAGAATACCCCCGGGGAAAAGTTGCAGAGATTTAGCCCAGGCCCTGCCCCCAAAGGCGAGGGCAGGCCCGTGCACTGAGCCGGTGGAGGTCTCTCCCACAAACCCAGCGGCCAGAGCCTTGACAAGGGCGTTGTTAAAACTCGGCGTTGAGCCGAAGCTCAGCAGGAAATGGGGCACCGCCGACTTTAACCTCCTTGTGTCTTTGACTAAAAACATAGCCGCCTTTGGGCCGGGGGATCCAGCACTGGCCCATTCAGAGGATGAGCGCATAGACATCGCCCAGGTGGAGCTCGCCGCCAAGGCCTTGAAACTGGCTGTGGAGGAGCTCGGCATTATACCACGCCGACTATAA
- a CDS encoding class I SAM-dependent methyltransferase, with product MDVFKKRAGDYDAWYEKRPDLYQSELRAVSKIGCIGGVEIGVGTGRFAAPLGLRAGVDPVREMLRLAPRELDLVEGVGELLPIRAGAYPCALIVVTLCFVKSPEAVLREAARIAPRVVACIVPRESPWGRLYLQLGARGHPFYSKAKFYTVAEVVKMAQGLAPARVVATLFNPPPGGGIEEPVEATVEEAEGAGFACIEFKRRGI from the coding sequence ATGGACGTATTTAAAAAGAGGGCTGGGGATTACGACGCTTGGTATGAAAAACGCCCAGACCTTTACCAGTCGGAGCTAAGGGCCGTTTCTAAAATAGGTTGCATAGGCGGGGTGGAAATAGGCGTGGGGACTGGAAGGTTCGCCGCCCCCCTCGGCTTGAGGGCCGGCGTCGACCCCGTTAGGGAGATGTTGAGACTCGCTCCCCGGGAGCTGGACCTCGTGGAGGGGGTGGGGGAGCTTCTGCCCATTAGGGCCGGGGCCTATCCCTGCGCCTTAATAGTCGTGACTCTCTGTTTTGTGAAAAGCCCAGAGGCGGTTTTGAGAGAGGCCGCCCGCATAGCCCCTAGGGTAGTGGCCTGTATAGTGCCGCGGGAATCCCCGTGGGGGAGGCTGTACCTCCAGCTGGGGGCCAGGGGACACCCCTTTTACTCAAAGGCCAAGTTCTACACAGTGGCAGAGGTAGTAAAAATGGCCCAGGGGCTCGCGCCCGCAAGAGTAGTGGCAACGCTTTTCAACCCCCCGCCCGGAGGAGGAATAGAGGAGCCGGTAGAGGCCACCGTCGAGGAGGCTGAAGGCGCCGGGTTTGCCTGTATAGAATTTAAACGGAGAGGAATTTAA
- a CDS encoding ABC transporter ATP-binding protein: MEIVVKDVVKYYGQYPALRGVTLEVPRGVFQCLIGPSGSGKSTLLHIVGGVDKPTEGEVVVAGTRLNDLNDDQLAEFRNKNIGFVFQLFYLIPRMSILENVELPLILRGVPKEKRREMALEALRLVGMGHVDPKKKPTQLSGGEQQRVAIARAIVTRPRILLADEPTGNLDSATAKVVMDTFLTLKKELGITIVMVTHNLELLTYCDRYAKMRDGKIIETG; the protein is encoded by the coding sequence GTGGAAATCGTCGTAAAAGACGTCGTTAAGTACTACGGCCAGTATCCCGCGCTGAGGGGGGTTACCCTCGAGGTGCCTAGGGGAGTTTTCCAGTGTTTAATAGGGCCTTCCGGGTCGGGCAAGTCCACTCTCCTCCACATCGTTGGGGGCGTTGACAAGCCCACAGAGGGCGAGGTGGTAGTGGCGGGCACTAGGCTAAATGATTTAAACGACGACCAGCTGGCCGAGTTTCGCAATAAGAACATCGGCTTCGTATTTCAATTATTCTACCTCATACCCCGCATGTCTATTTTAGAAAACGTGGAGTTGCCCCTAATTCTCAGAGGAGTTCCCAAGGAAAAGAGGAGGGAGATGGCGCTTGAGGCCTTGAGGCTGGTGGGGATGGGCCACGTGGATCCCAAGAAAAAGCCCACTCAGCTTTCGGGTGGCGAGCAACAGAGAGTGGCCATCGCCAGGGCCATAGTCACGAGGCCGCGCATATTGCTAGCCGACGAGCCCACGGGCAATTTAGACAGCGCCACGGCGAAAGTGGTCATGGACACCTTCCTCACGTTGAAAAAAGAGCTGGGGATAACAATTGTAATGGTAACGCACAACTTAGAGCTCTTGACTTACTGCGACAGATACGCCAAAATGAGAGATGGGAAGATTATTGAGACCGGCTGA
- a CDS encoding DHHA1 domain-containing protein, which produces MAEEQAKINEALTEWVEKNAVVKGAVAYVVNPPGPMGLAAEERGDIYVLSLRSVGVDLNAFLREFARKYDVSGGGHKNAAGGRVPKSLFENLIDELNWYISRQRQGLVSSQ; this is translated from the coding sequence GTGGCTGAGGAGCAGGCTAAAATAAACGAGGCATTGACTGAGTGGGTGGAGAAAAACGCGGTGGTAAAGGGCGCTGTGGCCTATGTCGTCAACCCGCCCGGTCCCATGGGCCTGGCGGCTGAGGAGAGGGGGGATATTTACGTCTTAAGCCTCCGCTCAGTCGGCGTGGATCTAAACGCCTTTCTCAGGGAATTCGCCAGGAAATATGACGTGTCCGGCGGGGGGCATAAAAACGCGGCGGGCGGCAGAGTGCCCAAGTCTCTTTTCGAAAATTTAATCGACGAGCTTAATTGGTATATATCACGGCAGAGACAGGGCCTTGTCTCCTCACAATAG
- a CDS encoding PaREP1 family protein gives MSLVISPPVAELLRKAAGGRDVEEFLLSLIAERLDPSERIDVYLALHEKHLREAESLYEKGDLSQAGEKYWGAVTALFNAIAEKRGMPHYSHRDYAVIIERLYQETGDEEILKGFTLAKRLHANFYHHFMERKSFDVHRREVLRLIEKLKKLE, from the coding sequence GTGTCTCTAGTGATTTCCCCGCCAGTGGCTGAGCTCTTGCGCAAGGCCGCCGGCGGCCGGGACGTAGAGGAATTTCTCCTCTCGTTAATTGCAGAGAGGCTTGACCCCTCTGAGAGAATTGATGTTTACCTCGCCCTTCACGAAAAGCACTTAAGAGAGGCCGAGTCGCTCTACGAGAAAGGCGACTTGTCCCAGGCAGGGGAGAAGTACTGGGGCGCTGTAACTGCCTTGTTCAACGCCATAGCCGAGAAAAGGGGAATGCCCCACTACAGCCACAGGGACTACGCCGTGATAATAGAGAGGCTTTACCAGGAGACTGGAGACGAAGAAATTCTAAAAGGCTTTACCCTAGCCAAGAGGTTACACGCCAATTTTTACCACCACTTCATGGAGAGAAAGAGTTTCGACGTCCATAGAAGAGAGGTGTTAAGACTTATAGAAAAGTTGAAAAAACTGGAATGA
- a CDS encoding S1C family serine protease: MDLSGLVERASRSVVGVITRQLDLFQGDFGFGTAFAVDSGVFATAFHVVASAEEVALVTPEGDKARGQVIAADAAEDVALIYAELKAPPLPMGSALKLKVGQGVVAIGYPLALLDKPTATFGIVSAVGRTLRAGDRVFEFLIQTDAAINPGNSGGPLINMEGEAVGVNSAIIAGAQGLGFAVPIDIVKIMLEMIRKYGRYVRPALGIYVTALNKAVASIYGIPLDRGLLVVEVLPGSPAEDLGLERGDVILKVDGRAVTNVFELRLRVAEAVISQRRPVFEIWRRGRVLEL; the protein is encoded by the coding sequence ATGGATCTCAGCGGACTGGTGGAGAGGGCCTCTCGGTCTGTTGTAGGGGTTATAACCCGCCAGCTGGACTTATTTCAAGGCGATTTTGGCTTCGGCACGGCCTTTGCCGTTGACAGCGGCGTATTCGCCACGGCCTTTCACGTAGTGGCCTCTGCGGAGGAGGTGGCGTTAGTCACCCCTGAGGGGGATAAGGCAAGGGGGCAGGTAATAGCCGCAGACGCCGCTGAGGATGTGGCGTTGATATACGCAGAGCTCAAGGCCCCTCCTCTCCCTATGGGCAGCGCCTTGAAATTAAAAGTGGGCCAGGGAGTGGTGGCAATCGGCTATCCCCTGGCGCTATTGGACAAGCCCACGGCCACTTTCGGCATAGTAAGCGCCGTTGGGAGAACTCTGAGGGCGGGGGACAGGGTGTTCGAATTTCTCATTCAGACAGACGCCGCTATTAACCCCGGCAACTCGGGAGGGCCTCTTATAAATATGGAGGGCGAGGCCGTGGGGGTAAACTCCGCCATTATTGCAGGGGCCCAGGGACTTGGCTTCGCGGTGCCTATAGACATAGTAAAAATTATGCTGGAAATGATTAGGAAATACGGCAGATATGTAAGACCGGCGCTGGGGATATACGTCACCGCTTTAAATAAAGCCGTGGCGTCTATATACGGCATACCGCTGGACAGGGGGCTGTTAGTAGTTGAGGTTTTGCCCGGGTCGCCCGCGGAGGATCTCGGCTTAGAGAGAGGAGACGTAATTTTAAAAGTAGACGGGCGGGCTGTGACGAACGTGTTTGAGCTAAGACTCCGCGTGGCTGAGGCGGTAATAAGCCAGAGAAGGCCCGTTTTTGAAATCTGGCGGAGGGGAAGGGTCTTAGAGCTCTAA
- a CDS encoding inosine/xanthosine triphosphatase, protein MIVAVGTKNPNKIRAVEDAYRLFGIPARIVPAPRPLTTPPQPVGLEAVLKGAVERAKAALQAVEKAEHGVGIEAGVVEAGGVHLDITIAAIVDAGGRTTIGFGPAFQIPPPFLSQVLSGVEMGAVAEQYFKRPSIGYREGLIGVLTKRRVTRYHLNLAAVAMALTPRLPHNSQLYLKP, encoded by the coding sequence GTGATAGTCGCGGTGGGAACTAAAAACCCCAATAAAATAAGAGCTGTTGAAGACGCCTACAGGTTGTTCGGCATACCCGCCAGGATAGTCCCAGCGCCGAGGCCCTTGACAACGCCGCCTCAGCCAGTGGGTCTGGAGGCCGTCCTTAAAGGGGCTGTGGAGAGGGCAAAGGCGGCGTTACAAGCCGTGGAAAAAGCCGAACACGGAGTAGGCATAGAGGCCGGGGTGGTGGAGGCCGGGGGAGTGCACCTCGACATAACTATAGCGGCTATTGTCGACGCAGGGGGGAGGACGACCATAGGCTTCGGCCCCGCCTTCCAAATCCCGCCTCCGTTTCTCTCGCAAGTACTTAGCGGCGTGGAGATGGGCGCCGTGGCTGAGCAGTATTTCAAAAGACCCTCTATAGGGTATAGAGAGGGGTTAATAGGCGTGTTGACTAAACGCCGAGTGACGCGGTACCATTTAAATCTAGCCGCCGTGGCAATGGCCCTGACGCCCCGGCTTCCACATAACTCCCAGCTCTACCTCAAGCCGTAA
- a CDS encoding Rab family GTPase, producing MRKYVILLGIGGVGKTTLVYRLAGIVNPPAPTKRPGIYRVFAKGEWYYILDVPGQYVNDIVDTVSRIIHIFFDRALLVYDLTRADTLYALYEIAEKLCLYHKCLSAAEIWVVGNKRDLAARLGVEHKPDLSKLNAQRYVKISAIYDPLERLMELLP from the coding sequence ATGCGGAAATATGTAATACTTCTAGGCATAGGGGGAGTGGGAAAGACCACGCTAGTGTACAGACTGGCCGGCATCGTAAACCCCCCAGCCCCCACGAAAAGGCCTGGCATATACAGGGTGTTCGCCAAGGGGGAGTGGTATTATATTCTAGACGTCCCCGGCCAATACGTGAATGACATCGTCGATACGGTGTCCCGGATAATCCACATATTTTTCGATAGGGCCCTACTGGTTTACGACTTGACGAGGGCGGATACTCTCTACGCCTTGTATGAAATAGCTGAGAAGCTATGCCTCTATCATAAATGCCTCTCTGCCGCGGAGATATGGGTTGTGGGGAACAAGAGGGATCTCGCCGCTAGACTCGGCGTAGAACACAAGCCAGATTTGTCTAAACTCAACGCGCAGCGATATGTTAAAATATCTGCAATTTACGACCCGTTAGAGAGGTTAATGGAGCTGTTGCCATGA
- a CDS encoding Fis family transcriptional regulator yields MLLRRVLKMARTLGAFTEGQAAYYLGMSPGEAREKLDKFVANGLLKAVDIAGMRFYYRDPVEAAEVILNSLDVFALPPEERKKLLNL; encoded by the coding sequence ATGCTATTACGCCGTGTGTTAAAAATGGCGCGTACACTTGGCGCCTTCACCGAGGGCCAAGCCGCGTACTACCTCGGAATGTCGCCGGGGGAGGCGCGGGAGAAACTGGATAAATTTGTGGCCAACGGGCTTTTAAAGGCCGTGGACATCGCCGGGATGCGGTTTTATTACAGAGACCCCGTGGAGGCGGCTGAGGTAATACTCAACTCTCTTGACGTATTCGCCCTCCCGCCTGAGGAGAGGAAAAAGCTTCTCAACCTATGA
- a CDS encoding DHH family phosphoesterase, translating to MGKVLTILAHGDADGVCSAALVKAALGSKYDEVRVVFTHPVDLVKDFREFAAGDVYIVDVAIDEKYFSEAREALPSHRGRVVYIDHHPLPGEIPGIEIFHEEGASASELTYRMLAGLLPRRMSRVALYGAISDYMDYTEWVRSALLQWDKRIVYFESGVLMQGLERARKDHEFKREVVDHLTRGGAPSAMNRLWLRSRLK from the coding sequence ATGGGAAAAGTCCTCACTATTTTAGCCCACGGAGATGCCGACGGCGTGTGTTCCGCGGCGCTAGTAAAGGCGGCTCTTGGCTCTAAATACGACGAAGTGAGAGTAGTTTTCACACACCCAGTGGATTTGGTGAAAGACTTTAGGGAATTCGCCGCGGGCGACGTCTATATAGTAGATGTGGCCATTGACGAGAAATACTTCTCAGAGGCTAGAGAGGCATTGCCAAGCCACAGAGGGCGGGTGGTATACATTGACCACCACCCCCTTCCCGGGGAAATCCCAGGCATAGAAATTTTCCACGAGGAGGGGGCGTCGGCGTCTGAATTGACCTATAGGATGCTGGCGGGTTTACTGCCCCGCCGCATGAGCCGCGTGGCGTTGTACGGCGCAATTAGCGACTATATGGATTATACGGAGTGGGTCCGATCCGCCTTGTTGCAGTGGGACAAGCGAATTGTATATTTTGAATCTGGAGTTTTAATGCAGGGGCTGGAGAGGGCTAGAAAAGACCACGAATTTAAACGAGAAGTCGTTGACCACCTGACCCGGGGAGGCGCGCCCTCCGCCATGAATAGGCTGTGGCTGAGGAGCAGGCTAAAATAA
- a CDS encoding PaREP1 family protein, translating into MEILERPLPKPSSEGYASARLLESLVEAGLALKFLEDGLVRNAAGKAFQAWRAFLAALLRLELDRLKAVVKTEEERRWLESTAVPRVPTGRMTSLSQMLEEVGHGGIAAWTAMALKLHDYQYHGPDPDMALSKYRNREEAARDVVLLLKELARRVEALKQRVKWSDDLERALSELNAGLSR; encoded by the coding sequence ATGGAGATTTTGGAAAGGCCTCTTCCCAAGCCCTCTTCTGAGGGCTATGCCTCTGCGCGTTTGTTAGAGTCTCTCGTGGAGGCTGGCTTGGCCTTGAAATTCCTCGAAGATGGTTTAGTTAGAAACGCCGCTGGGAAGGCTTTTCAAGCATGGCGGGCGTTTTTGGCGGCTCTTCTCAGGCTTGAGCTTGATAGGCTTAAGGCCGTTGTAAAGACTGAGGAGGAAAGGCGCTGGCTTGAGTCCACTGCAGTGCCGAGAGTGCCCACTGGGAGAATGACTTCCCTATCGCAAATGCTAGAGGAGGTGGGACATGGGGGAATTGCCGCTTGGACGGCTATGGCGCTTAAATTACACGATTATCAATACCACGGCCCAGACCCGGACATGGCGTTGAGCAAATACCGCAACAGAGAGGAGGCGGCTAGAGACGTCGTGTTGCTTCTGAAAGAACTGGCTAGGCGCGTCGAGGCATTGAAACAGAGGGTTAAGTGGAGCGACGACTTGGAGAGGGCTCTTAGCGAATTAAATGCCGGACTCAGCCGCTGA
- a CDS encoding cupin domain-containing protein, translating into MSWRWEKLSDCVERRYISGENVTVAQFILKEGCVVQRHSHPNEQITVVLQGLLEFDLGGRRLTAAAGDVVHIPPGVEHEVKAITDAVVIDVFSPPRSDWARGQDSYLRKN; encoded by the coding sequence ATGAGTTGGCGCTGGGAGAAATTAAGCGACTGCGTTGAGAGGAGGTACATCTCCGGCGAGAACGTCACAGTGGCTCAGTTTATACTAAAAGAGGGCTGTGTAGTGCAGAGACACAGCCACCCCAACGAGCAGATCACAGTGGTCTTACAAGGGTTGCTGGAATTCGACCTAGGGGGGAGGAGGCTCACTGCCGCCGCTGGAGACGTCGTCCACATACCCCCAGGCGTTGAGCACGAGGTGAAGGCCATTACAGACGCCGTAGTAATAGACGTCTTCTCCCCGCCGAGGAGCGACTGGGCGAGGGGGCAGGACAGCTATTTAAGGAAAAATTAG
- a CDS encoding ATPase domain-containing protein, whose amino-acid sequence MSTCNLEDLFKEGVVLVKGLPGSGKTLLVAKAVSQFKKAAWFTFYETEDRLRKYLSSVGVNPPAYIFDLISVGGREAASFIVERVLQLKPDAVVIDGVNAISGEAERELVHAIFYHGLSREVPVILVKEGTEVTAADYIADVILELEHRIYESGVSIRYLKILKSRGRPQQYVTFPLVITERGPVVITPIEKNREPPSERLTTGAPEIDEALGGGVWRGSLVAVVGPPDGLASKLMVLTAVELSRRGSKVLYHHHKVVPTFTKFAEALGVKWQRPNIHWYYHPVSEHKSLTWWFKSAQMVNEGEIDVHFADQYEQVVSSLGVELLVEAARVYQTILKRPVTTVLVFNSYEAWDAASKHVGSIVDYVFRFEHGRLVANAPDFASPIEFEFKIDWEKRRVVYTRR is encoded by the coding sequence ATGTCGACGTGTAATTTAGAGGACCTCTTTAAAGAGGGGGTGGTGCTGGTGAAGGGCCTCCCCGGCTCCGGCAAGACCTTATTAGTAGCTAAAGCGGTTTCGCAGTTTAAAAAAGCGGCTTGGTTCACTTTTTACGAAACTGAGGATAGGCTGAGGAAGTACTTATCATCTGTCGGCGTCAATCCGCCTGCATATATATTTGACTTAATAAGCGTCGGGGGAAGGGAGGCGGCCAGCTTTATTGTGGAGAGGGTCTTGCAGTTAAAACCTGACGCCGTAGTGATAGACGGCGTAAACGCCATTTCGGGAGAGGCGGAGAGAGAGCTAGTACACGCCATTTTCTACCACGGGCTTTCTAGAGAGGTACCCGTGATCTTAGTAAAAGAAGGGACAGAGGTGACGGCTGCCGACTACATCGCAGACGTAATACTAGAATTAGAACACCGAATATATGAAAGCGGCGTCTCAATACGCTATTTAAAAATTTTAAAGTCCCGCGGGCGGCCTCAGCAATACGTAACGTTTCCCTTGGTAATAACTGAGCGTGGCCCCGTCGTCATTACGCCTATTGAAAAGAACCGGGAGCCGCCTAGCGAGCGTCTGACCACAGGCGCTCCTGAAATAGACGAGGCCTTGGGCGGAGGGGTTTGGAGGGGTAGCCTTGTCGCTGTCGTTGGCCCGCCGGACGGCTTGGCGAGTAAGCTAATGGTTTTAACCGCAGTGGAGCTGTCCAGAAGGGGGTCGAAGGTATTGTACCACCACCACAAAGTCGTGCCGACTTTTACAAAATTCGCCGAGGCATTAGGCGTTAAGTGGCAGAGGCCGAATATTCACTGGTATTACCACCCCGTCTCTGAGCACAAAAGCCTAACTTGGTGGTTCAAATCGGCGCAGATGGTAAACGAGGGGGAAATTGACGTACACTTCGCAGACCAGTATGAACAAGTAGTCTCATCACTGGGGGTAGAGCTTCTGGTAGAGGCGGCGAGGGTGTACCAAACTATTTTGAAGCGGCCTGTGACCACCGTGCTGGTGTTTAATTCCTACGAGGCGTGGGACGCCGCATCTAAACACGTCGGGTCTATTGTGGATTACGTCTTCCGGTTTGAACACGGCAGGCTGGTGGCCAACGCGCCTGACTTTGCGTCTCCAATAGAGTTCGAGTTTAAAATAGACTGGGAGAAGAGGAGAGTGGTATATACGCGGAGATGA